One genomic window of Candidatus Kuenenia stuttgartiensis includes the following:
- a CDS encoding sigma-54 interaction domain-containing protein gives MKEKKDSVQKLFVPDIGGNADIQPYFLASDGEIDKSIIDNLDSDVIILDKDLNIVLMNKSAERTFGVSFHEVKGTNYLALRLRSIEQELARNLNNVLKTKKAFTIKELQIISPDKVTHFFDQSCIPILDDGGVLQGVLSISKDVTKRVYKEIQYQESQKMLKALFRELEVKNTTIRSLQTSLRERYSFHSLIGKSYLMQNIYDLIEKVSQTDSTVLITGETGTGKELVARAIHYNSHRKDYNLVAVNCAALPETLLESELFGHVKGSFTGAIRDKKGKFELADKGTIFLDEIGELSIPTQVKLLRVLQERYIERVGDEKTIKVDIRIIAATNQDILELIEKGTFRKDLFYRLNIISIRLPSLKERADDIPLLVNHFIEKFNIRFKKNISGISPNALRKLMTHSWPGNIRELEGVIEKAVLLEESETIENIELTADHSATTNLCLPKPLNAGPDISSYEDLQKRLDMLEREYFVSVFQKHHGRIGSIAACTGLNRRTILNKMKKFSLKKSLFK, from the coding sequence ATGAAAGAAAAAAAGGATTCAGTTCAAAAATTGTTTGTTCCCGACATCGGAGGTAATGCGGATATTCAGCCTTATTTCCTGGCGAGTGACGGGGAAATTGACAAGTCGATTATAGATAACCTTGATTCAGATGTTATTATCCTGGATAAGGATCTTAACATTGTGCTTATGAATAAATCTGCGGAACGGACATTTGGCGTGAGTTTTCATGAGGTAAAAGGCACAAACTACCTGGCCTTGCGGCTTAGATCGATAGAACAGGAACTGGCCAGAAACCTTAATAATGTTCTTAAAACAAAAAAGGCATTCACTATTAAAGAACTGCAGATTATTTCTCCAGATAAAGTTACACACTTTTTTGACCAGAGTTGTATTCCTATCCTTGATGATGGCGGCGTACTGCAAGGTGTGCTTTCTATCAGTAAGGATGTTACAAAAAGGGTATATAAGGAGATTCAATATCAGGAATCTCAGAAGATGCTAAAGGCCTTGTTTCGGGAATTAGAGGTTAAAAATACTACTATCCGGAGTTTGCAGACTTCATTAAGAGAGCGGTACAGTTTTCATAGCCTGATCGGCAAGAGTTATTTGATGCAGAATATTTACGACCTGATCGAAAAGGTCTCCCAAACCGATTCAACGGTTCTTATTACGGGAGAGACGGGAACAGGAAAGGAATTGGTGGCAAGGGCAATTCATTATAATAGCCACAGAAAAGACTATAACCTGGTGGCCGTAAATTGCGCTGCTTTGCCTGAGACCCTTTTGGAAAGCGAACTCTTTGGCCATGTCAAGGGTTCTTTTACCGGTGCTATTCGGGACAAAAAAGGGAAGTTTGAACTTGCGGATAAAGGAACCATATTTCTGGATGAAATCGGAGAATTGTCGATTCCCACCCAGGTTAAGTTGTTGCGGGTACTGCAGGAAAGGTACATAGAACGGGTAGGGGACGAAAAGACCATAAAAGTAGATATTCGCATTATTGCTGCAACAAACCAGGATATCCTTGAATTAATTGAAAAGGGAACGTTTCGGAAAGACCTCTTTTACCGGCTGAATATTATATCAATCAGGCTTCCATCCCTAAAAGAACGCGCCGATGATATCCCGCTTTTGGTGAATCATTTTATTGAAAAATTCAACATTCGCTTCAAAAAGAATATAAGCGGCATATCTCCAAACGCCTTAAGAAAACTTATGACACATTCATGGCCTGGAAATATCAGGGAACTCGAAGGCGTCATCGAAAAGGCTGTCCTTCTGGAAGAATCCGAAACTATCGAAAATATAGAGTTGACGGCAGACCATTCCGCAACTACGAACCTTTGTCTCCCCAAACCTTTAAATGCCGGACCTGATATTTCCTCTTATGAGGATCTGCAGAAACGTTTGGATATGTTGGAGCGGGAATATTTTGTCAGCGTATTTCAGAAGCATCATGGCAGGATAGGTAGTATAGCAGCATGCACAGGCCTTAACAGACGTACGATTTTAAATAAAATGAAAAAATTTTCACTTAAAAAGAGTTTATTTAAATAG
- a CDS encoding Hsp20/alpha crystallin family protein → MGNEAKEVAKAESRKPVKTEFEGEKTVPGKYYVPRTDIVETEKNLVVCMDVPGVKRENINVMLENNILEVDAKIDFSPYENLNPVYTEYNVGHYTRKFTVSNTIDTEKIDANLADGVLVLTLPKAPEAQPRKIQIK, encoded by the coding sequence ATGGGTAACGAAGCAAAAGAAGTTGCAAAGGCTGAAAGTCGGAAACCAGTAAAAACTGAGTTTGAAGGCGAAAAAACGGTACCAGGAAAATATTATGTTCCCAGAACAGATATAGTTGAAACAGAAAAAAACCTGGTTGTTTGCATGGATGTCCCGGGTGTAAAAAGGGAGAACATAAATGTCATGCTGGAAAATAATATCCTTGAGGTTGATGCCAAGATTGACTTCTCGCCGTATGAAAACCTCAATCCGGTATATACTGAATACAATGTAGGCCATTATACACGGAAATTTACCGTATCAAATACCATTGATACCGAGAAAATTGATGCAAACCTTGCAGATGGCGTCTTGGTCCTGACACTTCCAAAGGCTCCAGAAGCACAACCAAGAAAGATTCAAATAAAATGA
- a CDS encoding Hsp20/alpha crystallin family protein: MMMPLSRTLETLLGLQEALDLTRDAGFFENGTASSGVYPPVNIFEKNGDLVLVAELPGVKKEDLNIEVKENILRLSGTRTIDYGKNVSYHRIERNFSEFDRTLRLPFNIESEKVQAEYKEGLLVVSLPRAETDKPKKIAIQ; the protein is encoded by the coding sequence ATGATGATGCCGCTATCAAGAACACTTGAAACGTTATTGGGGCTTCAGGAAGCGCTGGATCTTACGCGTGATGCGGGATTTTTTGAGAACGGTACCGCAAGTAGCGGGGTATATCCGCCTGTAAATATTTTTGAAAAAAATGGGGACTTGGTACTCGTTGCAGAATTACCGGGAGTAAAAAAAGAAGACCTGAACATAGAGGTGAAGGAGAACATATTACGATTATCAGGAACACGTACAATCGACTACGGAAAAAATGTCAGTTATCACCGTATCGAACGTAATTTTTCGGAATTTGACAGGACGTTAAGACTGCCGTTTAACATTGAATCTGAAAAAGTTCAGGCAGAGTATAAAGAAGGTCTTTTGGTAGTTTCCTTGCCACGTGCAGAGACTGATAAACCGAAAAAGATTGCAATTCAATAA
- the dnaK gene encoding molecular chaperone DnaK, producing MSKIIGIDLGTSNSAAAVLIGGKPTIIPSAEGATIGGKAFPSYVAFTKDGEKLVGEPARRQAVSNTEGTIYAIKRKMGTDYKVEIRGKSFTPQQISAFILQKIKHDAEAYLGERVEKAVITVPAYFNDNQRQATKDAGTIAGLDVVRIINEPTAASLAYGLDKTEESQKILVFDLGGGTLDCTIMDFGQGVFEVVSTSGDTQLGGTDMDNHIVDYLAEEFKKEFGIDLKNDKMAMQRLREAAEKAKIELSTTLSTDINLPFLTADASGPKHFTHSMTRAKIEQLVSPIVNRCGASIEQALKDAKMTANDISKIILVGGPTRMPCVQKYVENYVGRKIERGIDPMECVAMGAAIQAGVLSGEVKDLVLLDVTPLSLGIETLGGVTTHLIERNTTIPTKKSQIFTTAEDNQSSVEIHVLQGERSMSRDNVTLGKFHLTGIPPAPRGVPQVEVSFDLDANGIINVHAKDLGTGNEQKITITASTKLSQEEIDKMVRDAQNYADQDKLVKEKIEIKNKADNLAYSAEKTLKDLGDKVESAQKQQVENAIKNLREAIKLEDEKDIQKKMDELTNILQEISTKIYQEAAKKEGPQTPPHGGGEQEEKGGGKGKGGEDDIIDADYEVKN from the coding sequence ATGTCAAAAATTATTGGAATAGATTTAGGCACAAGCAATTCTGCCGCTGCGGTATTAATAGGTGGTAAACCGACTATTATCCCAAGCGCTGAAGGGGCGACCATCGGAGGAAAGGCATTTCCTTCCTATGTTGCTTTTACAAAAGACGGGGAAAAACTTGTAGGCGAACCGGCAAGGAGGCAGGCCGTTAGCAATACAGAGGGCACAATATATGCGATAAAGAGAAAAATGGGGACCGACTATAAAGTCGAGATTAGGGGAAAAAGTTTTACTCCTCAACAAATTTCCGCATTTATTCTGCAAAAAATCAAACATGATGCTGAAGCGTATCTGGGAGAACGTGTTGAAAAGGCGGTAATAACGGTTCCTGCATATTTTAATGACAACCAACGTCAGGCAACAAAAGACGCCGGTACTATTGCAGGACTCGACGTGGTGAGGATTATCAATGAACCTACTGCGGCGTCATTGGCATATGGATTAGACAAGACGGAAGAGTCTCAAAAGATTCTTGTTTTTGATCTGGGCGGTGGTACTTTGGATTGCACCATCATGGACTTTGGCCAAGGCGTATTTGAGGTTGTTTCTACCAGCGGCGATACCCAACTAGGCGGCACGGACATGGATAATCATATTGTTGATTATCTGGCAGAGGAGTTTAAAAAGGAATTTGGCATCGACCTGAAAAATGACAAGATGGCAATGCAGAGATTGAGAGAGGCGGCAGAAAAGGCGAAAATAGAACTCTCCACAACACTTTCCACAGATATTAACCTTCCGTTTCTTACGGCGGATGCTTCCGGCCCAAAACATTTTACACATTCCATGACGCGGGCAAAAATAGAACAACTGGTTTCTCCAATAGTTAACCGGTGCGGCGCTTCTATAGAACAAGCATTGAAGGATGCGAAAATGACGGCGAACGACATCTCCAAAATCATCCTCGTAGGAGGCCCTACCCGTATGCCATGTGTTCAGAAATATGTGGAAAATTACGTGGGAAGGAAAATTGAACGCGGAATTGACCCTATGGAATGCGTTGCTATGGGCGCAGCCATACAGGCGGGTGTTTTATCAGGAGAGGTAAAGGACCTTGTATTGCTGGATGTAACTCCGCTTTCTTTGGGCATTGAAACGCTTGGCGGCGTTACCACTCATTTAATAGAAAGAAATACCACTATTCCCACAAAAAAGAGCCAGATTTTTACCACTGCAGAAGATAATCAGAGCAGTGTTGAAATACACGTTCTTCAGGGCGAACGTTCCATGTCGCGTGACAATGTAACCCTTGGAAAGTTTCATCTTACCGGGATACCTCCGGCGCCAAGAGGGGTTCCTCAGGTAGAAGTATCTTTTGATCTCGATGCAAACGGCATAATTAACGTACATGCGAAAGATCTTGGGACAGGAAACGAACAGAAAATTACAATAACCGCTTCAACAAAACTGAGCCAGGAAGAAATTGATAAGATGGTCAGAGATGCGCAGAATTACGCCGACCAGGATAAACTGGTGAAAGAAAAGATAGAAATAAAAAACAAGGCGGATAATCTGGCGTATAGCGCAGAAAAAACATTGAAGGACCTGGGCGATAAAGTAGAGAGTGCACAAAAACAGCAGGTAGAAAATGCAATCAAAAATCTGAGAGAAGCAATCAAATTGGAAGACGAAAAAGACATCCAGAAAAAGATGGATGAATTAACAAATATCCTGCAGGAAATCAGTACAAAGATTTATCAGGAAGCTGCAAAGAAAGAAGGCCCACAGACGCCTCCTCACGGCGGCGGTGAACAGGAAGAAAAGGGTGGTGGAAAAGGCAAAGGGGGCGAAGATGATATCATTGACGCCGATTATGAAGTAAAAAATTGA
- a CDS encoding phosphate-starvation-inducible PsiE family protein, producing MELNTKGKLPHPENWKSMHFYEKFEHIVSIALTVIISIVIIIAFLRLIVDVYNLLIVLALNPIEHSVFQTIFGMIMTLLIALEFKHSILQSIFRRASIVQVRTVMLIAILALARKLIILDVKTESPAIIAALSGALLVAGIVFWLIKEREDSARYKNR from the coding sequence ATGGAGTTGAATACGAAAGGCAAATTGCCGCATCCGGAAAACTGGAAATCAATGCATTTTTATGAAAAATTTGAGCATATTGTCTCAATTGCTTTAACGGTTATAATTTCAATTGTGATCATTATTGCTTTTTTACGACTCATAGTTGATGTATACAATCTCCTTATAGTGCTTGCCCTGAATCCAATTGAACATTCAGTATTTCAGACAATTTTCGGAATGATTATGACATTACTCATTGCTCTTGAATTTAAGCATTCAATTCTTCAGTCAATATTCAGGCGGGCAAGCATTGTTCAGGTAAGGACGGTAATGCTTATAGCAATACTTGCGTTGGCTAGAAAACTTATCATTCTTGATGTAAAAACCGAATCACCCGCCATTATTGCAGCGCTTTCTGGTGCTTTGCTGGTGGCAGGTATTGTGTTCTGGCTCATAAAGGAAAGAGAGGATAGCGCGAGATACAAAAACAGATAA
- a CDS encoding Hsp20/alpha crystallin family protein has protein sequence MAWKDLITWNRKKQQQLQPEMRHPVATLHREVDRLFDDFFRGFDRFPSISFKEERFAEFSPRIDVSENDREIEITAEVPGMDQNDVEITLRDDVLTIKGEKKQEKEEKDKEYYHVERSYGSFYRSLQLPCEVDQEKVKASFNKGVLKIHLPKSVKAHENVRKIEVKSE, from the coding sequence ATGGCCTGGAAAGACTTAATTACCTGGAACAGGAAGAAGCAACAGCAATTACAACCTGAGATGCGGCATCCCGTTGCCACACTCCATCGGGAAGTGGATCGGTTATTTGATGATTTCTTCAGAGGTTTTGACAGATTTCCATCCATTTCCTTTAAAGAAGAACGATTCGCAGAATTTTCGCCGAGAATAGATGTAAGTGAAAATGACAGAGAGATTGAAATTACTGCAGAAGTACCGGGTATGGATCAAAATGATGTTGAAATTACTTTGAGGGATGATGTGCTTACGATTAAGGGAGAGAAGAAACAGGAAAAAGAAGAAAAAGACAAAGAGTACTATCATGTAGAGCGGAGTTATGGGTCATTTTACCGCTCTCTGCAACTTCCATGTGAAGTTGACCAGGAAAAAGTGAAGGCATCATTCAATAAAGGAGTGTTGAAGATACATCTACCCAAAAGCGTAAAAGCGCATGAAAATGTGCGAAAGATTGAAGTAAAAAGCGAGTGA
- a CDS encoding IS1634 family transposase, giving the protein MHIVENKSKSGKKIYRSTLLRESYREDGKVKKRTIANLSNCTPLEIEAIRLALAHKDDLCALGALSESVKLHEGLSVGAAWSVYQVAKELGIEEALGKDFEGKLALWQVMARVIGRGSRLSAVRLAQIHAAGDVLDMKRGFDENNLYDNLSWLSENQAKIERKLFELRRGGNKPKLFLYDVTSSYLEGKSNHFGEYGYNRDGKKRKKQIVIGMLCDESGEPVSTEVFRGNTQDPKTFESQVKKVLERFGCKDVTIVGDRGMIKTVQIESLPEGFHYITAITKPQIESLINKGILQLGLFEEKLCEIKDDEVRYILRRNPVRAEEMSKTRVSKLQSIEKYIVKKNSYLKEHPKSSVSKALETTRERLTRLKLDGWVQIKEEDRTLKIERDEEALKEASYLDGCYAIKTDLEENEADTNLVHERYKDLTEVEKAFRDCKTVNLEVRPVYVRKEDSTRGHVFVVMLAYMIIRRLRRAWKNFDLTVEEGLAQLTTICSMEVTIKGQKASCQKIPRPRQQSHELLEALQIKLPEVLPSRNIRVVTRKKLAVRRKSQ; this is encoded by the coding sequence ATGCATATTGTAGAGAACAAGTCAAAATCCGGTAAAAAAATCTATCGATCTACCCTTCTGCGGGAATCGTACCGTGAGGATGGGAAGGTCAAGAAACGCACCATTGCGAATCTGTCGAATTGCACTCCCCTGGAGATTGAAGCGATAAGACTTGCACTCGCACATAAAGACGATCTCTGTGCATTGGGCGCATTGTCAGAATCGGTGAAACTCCATGAGGGTTTGTCTGTGGGAGCAGCGTGGAGCGTGTACCAAGTGGCAAAGGAATTAGGGATAGAAGAGGCATTGGGAAAGGACTTTGAAGGAAAGCTGGCGCTTTGGCAAGTAATGGCAAGGGTAATAGGCCGGGGGTCAAGACTGTCTGCAGTAAGGCTGGCGCAGATACATGCTGCGGGTGACGTCCTGGATATGAAGCGTGGGTTTGACGAGAACAATCTGTACGATAATTTGTCATGGTTGTCAGAGAATCAGGCAAAGATAGAGCGAAAGCTGTTTGAGTTAAGACGAGGAGGCAATAAGCCGAAGTTGTTTTTGTATGACGTGACGAGCAGTTATTTAGAGGGGAAGTCGAATCATTTTGGTGAGTACGGGTATAATCGTGACGGCAAAAAGAGGAAAAAACAGATAGTGATCGGTATGCTTTGTGATGAATCCGGGGAGCCGGTATCAACAGAAGTATTTAGGGGTAACACCCAGGATCCGAAGACCTTTGAATCTCAGGTAAAGAAGGTATTAGAGCGGTTTGGATGTAAAGATGTAACGATTGTAGGAGATCGTGGGATGATCAAGACGGTGCAAATCGAAAGTTTACCGGAAGGGTTTCATTACATAACGGCGATAACTAAGCCGCAGATAGAGTCGTTGATAAATAAAGGGATACTGCAATTAGGATTGTTCGAAGAAAAGCTCTGCGAGATAAAGGATGATGAGGTTCGATATATTCTGAGGCGCAATCCGGTAAGGGCGGAAGAGATGTCAAAGACCCGTGTATCAAAATTACAGAGTATAGAGAAATACATCGTGAAGAAGAACAGTTATCTGAAGGAACATCCTAAGTCGTCAGTATCGAAGGCACTGGAAACAACAAGGGAAAGGCTAACGAGATTGAAACTTGATGGGTGGGTGCAGATAAAAGAAGAGGATAGGACGCTAAAGATAGAGAGAGATGAGGAAGCATTAAAGGAGGCATCATACCTTGATGGTTGTTACGCAATCAAGACTGATCTTGAGGAGAACGAGGCGGATACCAATCTGGTACATGAACGATACAAGGATTTAACGGAAGTGGAGAAGGCGTTTCGGGACTGTAAGACGGTGAATTTGGAGGTTCGTCCGGTGTATGTAAGAAAGGAGGATAGTACACGGGGACATGTGTTTGTGGTAATGCTTGCGTACATGATAATTCGAAGGCTGCGCAGAGCGTGGAAGAATTTTGACTTGACGGTAGAGGAAGGTCTCGCACAATTGACGACCATTTGTTCGATGGAAGTAACAATCAAAGGCCAAAAAGCTAGTTGCCAGAAGATCCCGCGTCCGCGGCAACAATCACATGAATTATTAGAGGCATTACAGATAAAGTTGCCAGAAGTATTGCCAAGCCGGAACATACGGGTAGTCACTAGAAAAAAGCTTGCTGTTCGGCGTAAAAGTCAATAA
- a CDS encoding nucleotide exchange factor GrpE: MSNESEKKLDKLEDDKEATPEGKYASPSDTESESKNGGDPESNEIEVVQPSEVLFAEQQAIVQSLKQELDESRNKIGELQHSVRRLAADFDNYKKWVAKERQIVERTATESLIKKLLDIYESLEKAAATNDESMGKEFKEGIKLIYKEFSRVLKSEGLEPIKAEGTQLDVCKHEVLMQMVNDEAPENTILQEIQKGYLLNSLVLRPAKVVVSQKSQKEET; the protein is encoded by the coding sequence ATGTCAAACGAATCAGAAAAAAAACTTGATAAACTTGAAGATGATAAAGAAGCAACTCCTGAAGGGAAGTATGCTTCGCCGTCCGATACCGAATCAGAGAGTAAGAATGGTGGTGATCCAGAATCGAATGAGATTGAAGTTGTTCAACCATCAGAGGTACTGTTTGCGGAACAGCAGGCAATAGTACAATCACTAAAACAAGAATTAGATGAAAGTAGAAATAAGATTGGTGAACTTCAGCATTCCGTACGCAGACTGGCGGCTGATTTTGACAATTACAAGAAGTGGGTCGCAAAAGAACGCCAGATAGTTGAACGTACGGCAACTGAATCACTCATTAAAAAATTACTCGATATTTACGAGAGTCTTGAAAAAGCTGCTGCCACTAACGATGAATCCATGGGCAAGGAATTCAAAGAAGGGATAAAATTAATTTATAAAGAATTTTCCCGTGTGTTAAAATCTGAAGGACTAGAGCCTATAAAAGCGGAAGGGACACAATTAGATGTCTGTAAACATGAGGTTTTGATGCAGATGGTGAATGATGAGGCGCCGGAGAATACCATATTGCAGGAAATACAAAAGGGGTATTTGCTAAACTCCCTGGTTTTAAGACCTGCAAAGGTAGTGGTATCACAAAAATCGCAAAAAGAAGAGACTTAA